One part of the Oncorhynchus kisutch isolate 150728-3 linkage group LG22, Okis_V2, whole genome shotgun sequence genome encodes these proteins:
- the LOC116356301 gene encoding neuron navigator 2-like yields the protein MPAILVASKMKSGLPKPVHSALPIPQLQNNARSRTSITHRASHLRHLTLKAPHQQGDRRGEETTTPTKRLSTTGSDDQEDPQIYTDWANHYLVKSGRQRLIKDLQQDVTDGVLLAEIIQLVANEKIEDINGYPKSRTQMIENIDTCLGFLAARGVNIQGLCAEEIRNGNLKTILGLFFSLSRYKQQQQQQKVLKQQASHQPKHSTQPGHTPHRSPAHSSTAPEHKAASDMLSRLPGPTTRVSAPGSEGKHCGASNSNRRSQSFNHHDMPKSSSSDRGELPYMRK from the exons ATGCCGGCCATTCTGGTCGCCTCTAAGATGAAGTCGGGACTGCCCAAACCGGTGCACAGCGCCCTGCCCATTCCTCAGCTACAAAACAATGCCAGGTCCAGGACCTCCATCACTCACAGGGCCAGCCACCTCAGACACCTCACCCTGAAAGCCCCTCACCAGCAGGGAGATCGCCGGGGAGAGGAAACGACCACCCCCACTAAAAGGCTCTCAACCACAGGGAGTGACGACCAAGAGGACCCTCAG ATTTACACGGACTGGGCCAACCATTACCTGGTGAAGTCGGGCCGTCAGCGACTGATCAAGGACTTGCAGCAGGATGTGACAGATGGAGTGCTATTGGCTGAGATCATACAGCTTGTGG CGAATGAGAAGATAGAAGACATCAATGGCTACCCTAAGAGCCGGACTCAGATG attGAGAACATTGATACCTGCCTTGGATTCCTGGCAGCCAGAGGGGTGAACATCCAGGGGCTCTGTGCAGAGG AGATTCGTAATGGGAACCTGAAGACCATTCTGGGTCTGTTCTTCAGCTTGTCCCGCTAcaagcaacagcagcagcagcagaaggtGTTGAAACAGCAGGCCTCTCATCAGCCAAAGCACAGCACCCAGCCTGGACATACTCCCCATAGATCACCAGCCCACAGCTCCACTGCACCAGAACACAAAGCAGCATCAGATATGCTGTCCAG ACTGCCAGGCCCCACCACGCGAGTCTCAGCCCCAGGCAGCGAGGGGAAACATTGCGGGGCCTCCAACAGCAACCGCCGCAGCCAGAGCTTCAACCACCATGACATGCCCAAGTCCTCCAGCAGTGACAGAGGTGAGTTACCGTACATGAGGAAGTGA